The Chloroflexia bacterium SDU3-3 genome includes a region encoding these proteins:
- the nuoF gene encoding NADH-quinone oxidoreductase subunit NuoF encodes MPPLTEHIVLRDLDIPNIADFDVYLQHGGYEAYRMAVTEKTPADIMTMVKDAGLRGRGGAGFPTGVKWSFLPKDVFPRYLLCNCDESEPGTFNNHQIIDRNPHQLIEGIALSAYAIECHTAFIYIRGEFAAAARRLDQAIASAYEKGFLGKNIFGKGYDLDIYVHRGAGAYICGEETALMESLEGKIGQPRLKPPFPAVAGLYAKPTIINNVETLANVPMIIGKGVAWYRQFGTEKSPGTKAFSLSGHVNRPGNYEIPFGVSLRELIYSPDYGGGIRNGNNVKIVIPGGASAPWLTADKLDITLDYEGVAAAGSMLGSGAVIVLDETVSAVQLAYKMDEFFKHESCGKCTPCREGTWFLTSVLHRVSEGHGRPGDIPLLHDLYNQMAGNCFCLLGESAVSPIRSALKLFPEEFEAAIKNATPASSSRHAPIPLVVAR; translated from the coding sequence ATGCCCCCGCTGACTGAGCATATTGTACTACGCGATCTGGACATCCCGAACATCGCCGATTTCGATGTCTACCTCCAGCATGGGGGGTATGAAGCGTACCGTATGGCGGTGACTGAGAAGACACCCGCCGATATCATGACGATGGTGAAGGACGCCGGGCTGCGCGGTCGTGGCGGCGCGGGCTTCCCCACCGGCGTGAAGTGGAGCTTCCTCCCCAAGGATGTGTTCCCACGCTACCTGCTCTGCAACTGCGACGAGAGCGAGCCGGGCACCTTCAACAACCACCAGATCATCGACCGCAACCCCCACCAGCTGATCGAGGGCATCGCGCTCTCGGCCTACGCGATCGAGTGCCACACGGCGTTCATCTACATCCGCGGCGAGTTCGCCGCCGCCGCCCGGCGGCTTGACCAGGCCATCGCCAGCGCCTACGAGAAGGGCTTCCTCGGGAAGAACATCTTCGGCAAGGGCTACGACCTGGACATCTACGTCCACCGCGGCGCGGGCGCGTACATCTGCGGCGAAGAGACCGCGCTGATGGAGTCGCTCGAAGGCAAGATCGGCCAGCCCCGGCTCAAGCCGCCCTTCCCGGCGGTGGCCGGCCTGTACGCCAAGCCCACGATCATCAACAACGTGGAGACGCTGGCCAACGTGCCGATGATCATCGGCAAGGGCGTGGCTTGGTACCGGCAGTTTGGCACCGAGAAAAGCCCTGGCACCAAGGCCTTCTCGCTGTCGGGCCACGTGAACCGGCCCGGCAACTACGAGATCCCCTTCGGCGTGTCGCTGCGCGAGCTGATCTACTCGCCCGACTACGGCGGCGGCATCCGCAACGGCAACAACGTGAAGATCGTCATCCCGGGCGGCGCTTCGGCCCCCTGGCTCACCGCCGACAAGCTCGACATCACGCTCGACTACGAGGGCGTGGCGGCGGCTGGCTCCATGCTCGGCTCCGGCGCGGTGATCGTGCTGGACGAGACGGTGAGCGCGGTGCAGCTGGCCTACAAGATGGACGAGTTCTTCAAGCACGAATCGTGCGGCAAGTGCACGCCCTGCCGCGAGGGCACGTGGTTCCTCACCAGCGTGCTGCACCGCGTGTCCGAAGGCCACGGTCGCCCTGGCGACATCCCGCTGCTGCACGATCTCTACAACCAGATGGCGGGCAACTGCTTCTGCCTGCTGGGCGAGAGCGCGGTCAGCCCCATCCGCTCGGCGCTCAAGCTCTTCCCCGAGGAGTTCGAGGCGGCGATCAAAAATGCAACCCCGGCCTCCAGCAGCCGCCACGCGCCCATCCCGCTCGTGGTCGCCCGCTAG
- a CDS encoding GNAT family N-acetyltransferase gives MHRFAKEAVFRGLLYHYNSFVSNSTKARVVHTTAFFSLRPLLPSEQECLTTFWQEHWGAPLMVTRGVIHHARDLSAFVAEDPAGAWVGLLSYRVEGGACEVMSLDALREGQGIGTALLGAIVGLARAQGLARLWLITTNDNTRALRFYQRRGWRLAALYPGAVEAARALKPSIPLSGDDGIPIRDEIELEYPLG, from the coding sequence ATGCACAGATTTGCTAAGGAGGCTGTATTTCGGGGCTTACTGTACCATTATAACAGCTTCGTGTCAAATAGTACAAAGGCGAGAGTTGTGCATACCACCGCTTTTTTTTCGCTTCGCCCGCTGCTTCCCAGCGAGCAGGAATGCCTTACGACGTTCTGGCAAGAACACTGGGGCGCACCGCTGATGGTGACCCGTGGGGTCATCCACCACGCCCGCGATCTGAGCGCGTTTGTGGCCGAAGATCCGGCGGGCGCGTGGGTCGGGCTGCTGAGCTACCGGGTGGAGGGCGGCGCGTGCGAGGTGATGTCGCTCGATGCGCTGCGCGAGGGCCAGGGCATCGGCACCGCGCTGCTGGGTGCGATCGTTGGGCTGGCCCGCGCCCAGGGGCTCGCGCGGCTGTGGCTGATCACTACCAACGACAACACGCGCGCGCTGCGCTTCTACCAGCGGCGCGGCTGGCGGCTGGCCGCGCTCTACCCTGGCGCGGTGGAGGCGGCCCGCGCGCTCAAGCCCTCCATCCCACTGTCCGGCGACGACGGCATCCCCATCCGCGATGAGATCGAACTGGAGTACCCGCTGGGCTAG